A DNA window from Setaria viridis chromosome 2, Setaria_viridis_v4.0, whole genome shotgun sequence contains the following coding sequences:
- the LOC117843490 gene encoding uncharacterized protein, with product MGAVVTAVIAIAAVVLGWITIEMACKPCLETGRRAMDRALDPNYDPDSPTNATTGSGGASANEPLLGDLSASTAPPAKAI from the coding sequence atGGGGGCGGTGGTGACGGCGGTGATCGCCAtcgcggcggtggtgctgggcTGGATCACCATCGAGATGGCCTGCAAGCCCTGCCTCGAGaccggccgccgcgccatgGACCGCGCCCTCGACCCCAACTACGACCCGGACTCCCCCACCAACGCCAccaccggctccggcggcgcctccgccaACGAGCCGCTCCTCGGCGACCTCTCCGCgtccaccgcgccgcccgccaaGGCCATCTGA